The Acetomicrobium flavidum genome window below encodes:
- a CDS encoding deaminase: MSCNDKALFDRLLDVIEYDILPQTKKCVPLGHKVFGGAVLKADDLSLVVAATNHEGENPIFHGEIYTILKFFELKDHPKPQDCIFLSTHEPCSMCLSAIAWAGFPKIYYFFKYEDTEDVFNIPHDIRMLKEVFECERPSHKNSFFESYCILEMLPNIQNDPEVKRRIERIVSEYDDLSRQYQAIKDRIDNIIRK, encoded by the coding sequence ATGAGCTGTAACGATAAGGCGTTGTTTGACAGGCTGCTTGACGTGATCGAATACGACATTCTGCCGCAGACTAAAAAATGCGTTCCCTTGGGCCATAAGGTCTTTGGCGGTGCGGTGCTCAAGGCGGACGATTTGTCCTTGGTGGTGGCCGCCACCAATCACGAGGGAGAAAACCCCATATTTCACGGCGAGATATATACGATACTGAAGTTCTTTGAGCTTAAAGACCATCCAAAGCCGCAGGATTGCATCTTTCTTTCGACGCACGAACCCTGTTCGATGTGCCTGTCTGCCATAGCCTGGGCAGGGTTTCCGAAGATCTATTACTTCTTTAAGTACGAGGATACCGAGGATGTCTTTAACATCCCGCATGACATCAGGATGCTCAAAGAAGTGTTCGAATGCGAGCGTCCAAGCCATAAGAACTCCTTCTTTGAGTCGTACTGCATTCTGGAAATGCTGCCTAACATTCAAAACGACCCAGAGGTTAAGCGTCGCATAGAAAGGATAGTTTCAGAGTATGACGACCTTTCAAGGCAGTACCAGGCCATCAAGGATAGGATAGATAATATCATAAGAAAGTGA
- the purN gene encoding phosphoribosylglycinamide formyltransferase, with protein MAILISGRGTNMEALAGKCKSGELNANVAFVASDKADALGLNKAKVMNFKTLVLPYDRGRAIAEAALDEELSKHSVDWIVLAGFMRILSSQFVARHSERVVNIHPSLLPAFPGTQAIKDAYEYGVKVTGVTVHLVDEMVDHGPILNQAEVRILDEDSLESLEAKIHEVEHDIYWRTLKDLFAGRYLRRGRRMIIEGSR; from the coding sequence ATGGCAATTTTAATATCCGGTCGCGGCACCAACATGGAGGCCCTGGCCGGCAAATGCAAAAGCGGAGAGCTTAATGCAAACGTAGCCTTCGTCGCAAGCGATAAGGCTGATGCTTTAGGTCTCAATAAGGCCAAAGTCATGAACTTCAAGACGCTGGTACTTCCCTACGATAGGGGCAGGGCCATAGCTGAGGCCGCCTTGGATGAAGAACTTAGCAAACATTCGGTCGACTGGATCGTGCTGGCGGGCTTTATGAGGATACTTTCCTCTCAATTTGTGGCCAGACACAGCGAAAGGGTAGTAAACATACATCCGTCGTTACTGCCAGCATTTCCGGGAACGCAGGCCATAAAGGATGCCTACGAATACGGTGTCAAGGTTACGGGCGTCACCGTGCATCTGGTCGATGAAATGGTGGATCACGGCCCCATATTGAACCAGGCCGAAGTTCGCATCTTGGACGAGGACAGCCTTGAAAGCTTAGAGGCAAAGATACATGAGGTCGAACACGACATCTACTGGCGGACGCTTAAAGACCTCTTTGCGGGCCGCTACCTAAGACGAGGGAGGCGTATGATAATTGAGGGATCACGTTAG
- the purM gene encoding phosphoribosylformylglycinamidine cyclo-ligase: MKWTYEGAGVSLKAADDWIDIVKRAASIAQEGVISGIGGFSGLYDLGDDLCLAACCDGVGTKLEIAKKADQFAGLGQDLVAMNVNDLITCGARPLFFLDYIACGRLDGQRFSGLIYGIAEACRQSGCALLGGETAEMPGTYPPDGFDLAGFAVGLAKKSKLITGQDITACDLLVGLPSSGLHSNGFSLVRKVLLEDGLKLSLDSDPLGEGRPLYKTLLEPTRLYPRIIAKIMEKVRIKAMAHITGGGLEGNVMRVIPEGLAISVDYSSWKRPKIYDLIAKAGVEEGEMRKVFNLGIGFVLVIEKTNLPGLEDTLKEMSEPYCVIGEVITA, translated from the coding sequence GTGAAGTGGACCTACGAAGGTGCGGGCGTGTCCTTAAAGGCGGCTGACGACTGGATAGACATCGTAAAGAGGGCCGCATCCATAGCTCAAGAAGGCGTCATCTCAGGGATAGGAGGTTTTAGCGGCCTTTACGACCTGGGGGATGACCTCTGTCTTGCGGCCTGCTGCGACGGCGTAGGCACAAAGCTTGAAATAGCAAAGAAGGCCGACCAGTTTGCCGGATTGGGCCAGGACTTAGTCGCCATGAACGTAAACGACCTCATAACCTGTGGCGCCAGGCCATTGTTTTTCCTAGACTACATAGCCTGCGGTAGGCTGGATGGTCAAAGGTTTTCCGGCCTAATTTACGGCATCGCCGAGGCCTGCAGGCAAAGCGGTTGCGCCCTGCTTGGCGGGGAAACAGCGGAGATGCCGGGCACTTATCCCCCAGACGGATTTGATCTGGCAGGTTTTGCCGTGGGCTTGGCCAAAAAAAGCAAACTCATCACAGGCCAAGACATAACGGCATGCGACCTGCTGGTAGGCCTCCCTTCGAGCGGGCTTCACAGTAACGGCTTCAGCCTGGTGCGAAAGGTGCTGCTGGAAGACGGCTTGAAGCTTTCCCTTGACAGCGATCCCCTGGGGGAAGGAAGGCCACTTTATAAAACTCTCCTTGAACCAACGCGACTTTATCCCCGTATCATAGCAAAAATAATGGAAAAGGTTAGAATAAAGGCAATGGCACACATCACGGGAGGCGGCCTTGAAGGCAACGTCATGCGGGTCATACCCGAGGGACTTGCCATATCAGTAGATTACAGCTCCTGGAAAAGGCCTAAGATCTACGATCTCATCGCCAAGGCGGGCGTCGAGGAAGGGGAGATGAGAAAGGTATTCAACTTAGGCATAGGGTTTGTCTTGGTCATCGAAAAAACCAACCTTCCCGGCCTTGAGGACACCTTAAAGGAGATGAGCGAGCCTTACTGCGTGATAGGCGAGGTGATCACGGCGTGA
- the purD gene encoding phosphoribosylamine--glycine ligase has product MKALVLGAGGREHALVYALKKSSFVDEVITAPGNGGISKMVEVFPLNPVNSKEVLELSLTQKVDIVVIGPEAPLVAGVADVLRKEGIKVYGPGRAGAMLEGSKAFAKRFMNDCRIPTAPFDVCSSFDKALEALKKRTPPFVIKADGLAAGKGAFIIDDTTEARNILDQLLVKGVLGESGRTVVIEDFLAGYEITAMAITDGRTYRMLPLSQDHKRAYDGDKGPNTGGMGAYSPLPQVDDTLKAKIEDEVVKPTVEGLKRKGIDFRGTIYAGLMIHEGSPYVLEYNVRFGDPEAQVVIPICDVDWGRIFVSCAGGNLEESAQINAARSGVGVVMASGGYPDKYEIGYPIEGLDALEGKDDVIAFHSGTRMEGGKFLTNGGRVLTVVGLADDLKEARDKAYRAISSITFKDAHYRRDIAWQAFV; this is encoded by the coding sequence ATGAAAGCACTGGTCTTGGGGGCAGGAGGAAGGGAACACGCCCTGGTTTACGCCTTGAAGAAATCAAGTTTCGTAGATGAGGTCATAACAGCCCCCGGAAACGGCGGCATATCAAAAATGGTGGAGGTCTTTCCGCTAAATCCGGTAAATTCAAAGGAAGTCCTTGAGCTTTCGTTAACCCAAAAGGTCGATATCGTAGTCATAGGCCCCGAGGCTCCGCTTGTCGCAGGTGTCGCCGACGTGCTCAGAAAAGAAGGCATCAAAGTTTACGGCCCCGGAAGGGCAGGTGCAATGCTTGAAGGAAGCAAGGCCTTCGCCAAAAGGTTCATGAATGACTGCCGTATTCCCACCGCGCCCTTTGACGTATGCAGCAGTTTCGATAAAGCCTTAGAAGCATTAAAGAAGCGTACGCCGCCTTTCGTCATAAAGGCAGACGGCTTAGCTGCGGGAAAGGGCGCCTTCATCATAGATGACACGACGGAAGCACGCAATATTTTAGATCAACTGCTGGTGAAAGGCGTCCTAGGGGAGTCAGGGCGTACCGTCGTAATAGAAGATTTCCTGGCAGGATACGAGATTACGGCCATGGCGATAACTGACGGAAGGACTTACAGGATGCTTCCCTTAAGCCAGGACCACAAAAGGGCTTACGACGGTGACAAGGGCCCAAACACGGGAGGAATGGGGGCTTACTCTCCCCTACCTCAGGTTGACGATACGCTTAAAGCTAAGATCGAAGACGAAGTTGTAAAACCAACCGTAGAGGGCTTAAAGCGCAAAGGGATTGACTTTAGGGGCACGATTTACGCAGGATTGATGATACATGAAGGCTCTCCTTATGTGCTTGAATATAACGTTCGCTTTGGCGATCCTGAGGCGCAAGTCGTCATCCCCATTTGCGACGTGGATTGGGGCAGGATCTTTGTTTCCTGCGCAGGCGGCAACCTCGAGGAAAGCGCTCAGATCAACGCCGCCAGAAGCGGCGTAGGTGTCGTAATGGCCTCCGGCGGATACCCGGACAAATACGAAATCGGCTACCCCATCGAAGGCTTAGATGCCCTTGAAGGCAAAGACGACGTCATCGCATTTCACTCGGGAACCAGGATGGAAGGGGGCAAATTTCTCACTAACGGCGGAAGGGTGCTTACGGTCGTTGGGCTTGCCGACGACCTGAAAGAGGCAAGAGATAAGGCCTACCGCGCTATATCATCCATAACCTTCAAGGACGCCCACTACCGTAGGGACATAGCGTGGCAGGCCTTCGTTTAA
- the purH gene encoding bifunctional phosphoribosylaminoimidazolecarboxamide formyltransferase/IMP cyclohydrolase, giving the protein MRDHVRRALISVFDKSGVEELAKGLHEAGYEIVSSSGTANYLKEHGLSVREIADLSGYPHILGGRVKTLHPSVLGGILARRDFDADLADVEKWNIPLIDVVVCNLYPFEEVAKRKADLGDLIENIDIGGVTLIRAAAKNYRYVTIVTDPRDYGTVIEEIKSLGNVSIKTRQRLALKALAATASYDSIIHFALSKAMKEEDLFPDVYPVSLKKAASLRYGENPYQRAALYAQPLQKLPFKQLGGSELSYNNILDAEAAVKGILLLGDRTGCVIIKHTTPCGMAIGKDLPSAYEGALACDPLSAYGGIIGLTREVDKDTAVKLASKFYEIIVAPGFSTEAVEAFKEKRPNLRLISFDLSKRDELRLTKTAFGFLAQEDVMAPDPDFEGGEWTGERRPELKDDALVAWKAAALAKSNAIALAKDGATVAIASGFTSRVDAVEWAVRHAGQKAKGSVLASDGFFPFPDSIEIAARADIALILQPGGSKRDEEVKEACIKHRIPMLVTKMRAFRH; this is encoded by the coding sequence TTGAGGGATCACGTTAGAAGGGCGCTCATTTCCGTCTTCGACAAAAGCGGGGTCGAAGAGCTGGCAAAGGGCTTACATGAGGCGGGCTACGAAATAGTTTCATCCTCAGGGACGGCAAATTACTTAAAGGAACACGGTCTTTCCGTCAGGGAAATAGCAGACCTGTCGGGCTACCCCCATATCCTTGGAGGACGCGTCAAGACCCTGCATCCTTCGGTGCTTGGAGGCATACTGGCAAGGCGAGATTTCGATGCAGACCTGGCGGACGTCGAAAAATGGAACATACCGCTTATAGACGTAGTCGTCTGCAACTTGTATCCCTTCGAGGAAGTGGCAAAGAGGAAGGCAGATCTGGGAGATCTCATCGAAAACATCGACATCGGGGGCGTAACGCTTATAAGGGCTGCAGCAAAAAATTATCGCTACGTCACTATCGTAACTGACCCTCGCGATTACGGCACGGTCATCGAAGAGATCAAGTCCCTTGGTAACGTCTCCATTAAAACGCGCCAACGCTTGGCGCTAAAGGCCCTCGCCGCCACCGCTTCCTACGATTCGATCATCCATTTCGCGCTGTCCAAGGCCATGAAGGAAGAAGATTTGTTTCCCGATGTTTACCCTGTGTCCTTAAAAAAGGCTGCTTCCCTAAGGTACGGCGAAAACCCCTATCAAAGGGCCGCCCTTTACGCTCAACCGCTGCAAAAACTTCCCTTTAAGCAGCTTGGAGGAAGTGAACTGTCTTATAACAATATCCTCGACGCAGAGGCAGCCGTAAAGGGCATCCTGCTTTTGGGCGACAGGACAGGATGCGTGATCATAAAACACACCACCCCCTGCGGGATGGCCATTGGAAAGGATTTGCCGTCAGCTTATGAAGGTGCCTTGGCCTGCGATCCCCTGTCAGCTTATGGGGGCATCATAGGGCTGACTCGCGAGGTGGACAAGGACACAGCGGTGAAACTTGCATCAAAGTTTTATGAAATCATCGTAGCTCCAGGCTTTTCAACTGAAGCCGTCGAAGCATTTAAGGAAAAAAGGCCCAACCTGAGGTTAATCTCCTTCGATTTAAGCAAGCGCGATGAGCTGCGGTTGACCAAGACCGCCTTCGGGTTTTTGGCGCAGGAAGACGTAATGGCTCCTGACCCGGACTTTGAAGGAGGCGAATGGACTGGTGAAAGACGCCCTGAGCTAAAAGATGATGCTTTGGTCGCCTGGAAGGCAGCCGCCTTGGCAAAAAGCAACGCCATAGCCCTGGCAAAGGACGGAGCCACGGTTGCCATCGCATCGGGCTTTACGAGCCGCGTTGATGCCGTCGAATGGGCGGTAAGGCACGCAGGACAAAAAGCTAAAGGTTCTGTTTTGGCCTCAGACGGCTTTTTCCCCTTCCCCGACAGTATAGAGATTGCAGCCCGTGCAGACATCGCTCTCATACTTCAGCCGGGAGGCTCGAAACGCGACGAAGAGGTCAAGGAAGCTTGCATCAAGCATAGAATACCCATGCTCGTGACGAAGATGCGAGCCTTTAGGCACTGA
- a CDS encoding FAD binding domain-containing protein — protein MRLQFTLNGQEITAEVSPLDRLLDVLREYLGYTGTKEGCGEGECGACSVLLDGRLVNSCLVPAIQIRGADVLTIEGLSGEDDELQEAFVEEGAVQCGFCIPGMVLAARALLSENPHPTRHDIKHALAGNLCRCTGYERIFRAVERAASQGYGDKISTRNSRQDKGRKSLFELQGSEPSWAFVPQSLDEALEILSEYHDVTLLSGCTDFYPDLKKGKPEPARVMDIWGLSDICGIKMKDGYIEIGSGTTFSDIASCETIKKYLPALADLSTMIGARAIQNRATIGGNIVNASAAADSPPLLFVYGSTAVLRSKNGTREVSIAELFGGYRKTVLKPGEMLASIKIPLPSPGAHQFFYKRGSRLALTISRLSVAGLIELEGDVVSSVRIATGSMSPVPSFLTKTEGYLKGKRLTGEVIETAAAIASEEVSPRTSKDYRKHVTGRLVSRFLKEARS, from the coding sequence ATGAGGTTACAGTTTACTTTAAACGGACAGGAAATTACGGCTGAGGTTTCTCCCCTGGACCGACTGCTTGACGTATTGCGAGAGTACTTGGGTTACACCGGGACCAAGGAAGGTTGTGGCGAGGGCGAATGCGGTGCCTGTTCCGTCTTGCTGGATGGCAGGCTTGTCAACTCTTGTCTTGTGCCTGCCATTCAGATTAGGGGTGCCGATGTGCTGACTATAGAAGGCTTAAGCGGCGAAGATGACGAACTTCAGGAAGCCTTCGTCGAGGAAGGGGCGGTACAGTGCGGATTTTGTATCCCCGGAATGGTGTTGGCGGCACGTGCCCTTTTAAGCGAAAACCCCCATCCGACCAGGCACGACATAAAGCATGCCCTGGCTGGAAATTTGTGCCGCTGCACGGGGTATGAGCGGATATTTAGGGCGGTGGAACGTGCAGCATCACAAGGTTATGGAGATAAAATTTCCACGCGAAACTCGAGGCAGGACAAGGGCAGAAAAAGCTTATTTGAACTGCAGGGAAGTGAGCCGTCGTGGGCCTTCGTGCCTCAAAGCTTGGACGAGGCACTGGAGATTTTAAGCGAGTACCACGATGTGACGCTGCTTTCCGGATGCACGGACTTTTACCCCGACCTAAAGAAGGGAAAACCCGAGCCCGCAAGGGTGATGGACATCTGGGGCTTGAGCGACATTTGCGGGATAAAGATGAAAGACGGCTACATCGAGATCGGAAGCGGCACGACCTTTAGCGATATAGCTTCCTGCGAGACGATTAAAAAATATCTTCCGGCGCTGGCGGATCTTTCGACCATGATAGGCGCAAGGGCCATACAGAACCGTGCCACAATTGGAGGAAATATAGTCAATGCCTCCGCCGCCGCTGACAGTCCACCGCTTTTGTTTGTCTATGGCTCGACGGCAGTGCTTCGAAGCAAAAACGGGACGCGTGAGGTCTCCATTGCCGAGCTTTTTGGGGGCTACAGAAAGACCGTCCTGAAGCCGGGAGAAATGCTTGCAAGCATAAAGATTCCGCTTCCTTCGCCAGGTGCGCATCAGTTTTTCTACAAGAGGGGCTCAAGGCTTGCTTTGACCATATCTAGGCTTTCCGTGGCCGGGCTCATCGAGCTTGAAGGCGACGTGGTAAGCAGCGTTCGCATAGCTACGGGCAGCATGTCTCCCGTGCCGTCGTTTTTGACCAAGACCGAAGGGTACCTTAAAGGCAAAAGGCTGACGGGAGAGGTCATAGAAACTGCTGCTGCAATTGCAAGCGAAGAAGTATCTCCCAGGACTTCTAAGGACTACAGAAAGCATGTCACGGGCAGGCTGGTATCGCGATTCTTAAAGGAGGCCAGATCATGA
- a CDS encoding xanthine dehydrogenase family protein molybdopterin-binding subunit, whose protein sequence is MEQLKSESTEKEFLGVVGKSVTRVDAWDKVTGRAQYIDDIPFPGCWYGGTVRSDVPRGKIVGIRQDPSFDWSKVVFVTAKDLPGPNEVAMVRCDMPILAEDIVNYVSEPIALVAAPTKALLKAALKAVKVEIEPLEPVLSIEEALEGKNVIWGDDNVLAKFEVKRGDVDEAFKEADIIIEETYRTGHQEQLYLEPQGMVALPRDGGGVEVVGSLQCPYYIHGAMTHALNLPPDKVVIKQAVTGGGFGGKEDFPSLLAIHAAVLALKVKRPVKIIYDRAEDMVSTTKRHPSKIRHRTGVKKDGTIVAQDIDLILDGGAYTTLSIVVLQRSLLHATGCYNIPNARILARAVATNTPPNGAFRGFGAPQSIFAMERQMDKIARTLGLSPIEVRRKNLLKSGDAFPFGQRVEDDGARLVFERALAISEYERKRAEYSKDQGPKKRGIGVSLFLHGGGFTGSGEQRINGKIKLRLTGDEVELYVSNVDMGQGAATVLAQIAAQGLKIPFEKVRYCPPDTSKAPDSGPTVASRTTMIVGKIVLRGTEKLIGRLKEHVSRYFDVSLEDIAYENGIFLENGMPLADFFEIARRIEGESGPLEVMGNYVHPQGLSWDDEKCQGDAYQGYAWGANVLEVEVDTDTWEVRPLRDTVVVDVGTAINPLLAVGQVEGGSLQGLGYGYLEVIEMEGGRYRNNRLSNYAIPTSVDCPDFFVELMEIPCSRGAFGAKGLGEMPLNGGGPAVAAAIEHATGLFANRLPVTGEVLTALEQKGDERRS, encoded by the coding sequence ATGGAACAGCTGAAGTCTGAATCAACAGAAAAGGAGTTTCTAGGCGTTGTCGGAAAATCCGTGACGCGTGTGGATGCCTGGGACAAGGTGACCGGAAGGGCTCAATATATAGATGACATACCTTTCCCCGGCTGTTGGTACGGCGGAACGGTAAGAAGCGATGTGCCTCGCGGGAAAATTGTAGGAATCAGGCAGGATCCGTCCTTTGACTGGTCCAAGGTGGTATTTGTAACGGCAAAAGACCTTCCGGGCCCGAACGAAGTGGCCATGGTTAGGTGTGACATGCCCATATTGGCAGAGGATATCGTAAATTACGTATCGGAACCCATAGCGCTCGTTGCCGCCCCTACAAAGGCACTCCTCAAGGCTGCACTGAAGGCCGTAAAGGTTGAAATCGAACCACTGGAGCCTGTTCTTTCCATCGAGGAGGCCCTTGAGGGCAAAAACGTGATATGGGGCGATGACAACGTCCTTGCCAAGTTCGAGGTAAAAAGGGGAGACGTCGACGAGGCCTTCAAGGAAGCCGACATCATCATAGAGGAGACCTACAGGACGGGCCATCAGGAACAGCTTTACCTGGAACCTCAGGGCATGGTGGCCCTCCCTCGCGACGGCGGGGGCGTGGAGGTAGTAGGTTCGCTGCAGTGTCCCTACTACATACATGGCGCCATGACACATGCCTTAAACCTCCCACCCGACAAGGTCGTAATAAAACAGGCCGTGACGGGAGGAGGCTTTGGCGGAAAGGAAGATTTTCCCTCCCTTCTTGCGATACACGCAGCCGTGCTGGCCTTGAAGGTCAAAAGACCTGTAAAGATCATCTACGACAGGGCTGAAGACATGGTATCGACCACCAAGAGGCATCCTTCCAAGATAAGGCACAGAACGGGAGTAAAGAAGGACGGTACTATAGTTGCACAGGATATAGATTTGATATTGGATGGAGGAGCCTACACGACTTTAAGCATTGTAGTGCTTCAAAGGTCGCTGCTTCACGCCACGGGCTGCTACAACATACCAAACGCACGAATCCTCGCCAGGGCCGTAGCCACAAATACCCCGCCAAACGGTGCCTTCAGGGGCTTTGGCGCACCCCAAAGCATATTTGCCATGGAAAGGCAGATGGACAAAATAGCAAGGACGCTTGGCTTAAGTCCTATAGAGGTGCGGCGTAAAAACCTGTTAAAGAGCGGAGATGCCTTTCCCTTCGGTCAAAGGGTCGAAGACGACGGTGCAAGGCTGGTCTTTGAACGTGCCTTAGCGATCTCGGAATACGAAAGGAAAAGGGCCGAGTATTCAAAGGACCAAGGCCCGAAGAAACGTGGCATCGGCGTGTCGCTTTTCCTTCACGGAGGGGGATTTACGGGATCGGGAGAACAGAGGATAAACGGTAAGATAAAGCTTCGCCTGACCGGCGACGAGGTCGAGCTTTACGTGAGCAACGTCGATATGGGGCAGGGTGCGGCTACGGTGCTCGCCCAGATAGCAGCCCAAGGGCTTAAAATACCTTTCGAAAAGGTGAGGTACTGTCCTCCGGATACGTCAAAGGCTCCCGACAGCGGGCCCACAGTTGCGTCGCGTACCACAATGATAGTGGGAAAGATAGTGCTTCGCGGGACGGAAAAGCTTATTGGCCGTCTCAAGGAGCACGTGTCCAGATATTTCGATGTCTCCCTTGAAGACATAGCCTATGAAAATGGGATATTTCTTGAAAATGGTATGCCCTTAGCTGACTTCTTTGAGATAGCTAGGCGCATCGAGGGAGAAAGCGGGCCTCTTGAGGTCATGGGCAACTACGTCCACCCGCAGGGCTTAAGCTGGGATGACGAAAAGTGCCAGGGAGATGCATACCAGGGTTACGCCTGGGGAGCAAACGTTTTGGAGGTGGAAGTCGATACCGATACCTGGGAGGTAAGACCCTTGCGGGATACTGTCGTGGTAGACGTGGGCACTGCCATAAATCCCTTGCTTGCCGTTGGCCAGGTAGAAGGCGGAAGCCTGCAGGGATTGGGCTACGGCTACCTTGAGGTCATAGAGATGGAAGGCGGCAGGTATAGGAACAACAGGCTTTCAAATTACGCCATACCAACAAGCGTCGATTGCCCCGACTTCTTCGTCGAGCTGATGGAGATTCCATGCAGCAGAGGAGCCTTTGGGGCAAAGGGATTGGGCGAAATGCCCCTAAACGGAGGAGGGCCTGCGGTGGCAGCTGCCATTGAGCACGCCACGGGGCTTTTTGCAAACAGGCTTCCCGTTACGGGAGAGGTGCTTACTGCACTTGAGCAAAAAGGGGATGAAAGACGATCATGA
- a CDS encoding NCS2 family permease — protein MGEWLDKRFNITASGSSIHTEIIAGITTFMTMAYIIFVNPAILSEAGMDFGAVMTATCLGAAVGTFLMAFLANYPFALAPGMGLNAFFAYTVVLGMQVSWQVALACVFFDGVIFIILTAGKVRQAIVNAVPYTLKVAVGAGIGMFIALIGLIQAGIIADNPATLVSLGNLKSPIPILAMIGLLIMAVLHAYRVKGALLWGILIITIISIPLGITTPPEGFFSMPPSIAPLFLKFDLKGALTFAMFPVIITFVFVDMFDTIGTLIGVSTRAGMLNEKGELPRVGQALFADAVATVVGACVGTSTVTTYVESAAGVEEGGRTGLTALVVGILFLCALFISPIAKIVPSVATAPALVMVGVFMMQSLKNLNFDDLTEITPACITIFAMPFTYSIAEGISWGIISYALIKLLSGRGKEVSKTMYVLAILFLLKEFAL, from the coding sequence ATGGGTGAGTGGTTGGACAAAAGGTTTAACATAACTGCGAGCGGCAGTAGCATTCACACCGAGATAATTGCCGGCATCACCACGTTTATGACCATGGCTTACATAATATTCGTCAACCCCGCTATTTTAAGCGAAGCCGGCATGGATTTCGGAGCGGTCATGACGGCGACCTGCTTGGGTGCAGCCGTAGGGACTTTCTTGATGGCGTTCCTGGCTAATTATCCCTTTGCCCTTGCGCCTGGCATGGGGCTTAACGCCTTTTTTGCCTATACCGTCGTGCTTGGAATGCAAGTTAGCTGGCAGGTGGCGCTTGCGTGTGTGTTCTTCGACGGAGTCATATTTATCATACTGACCGCGGGCAAGGTAAGGCAGGCCATCGTCAATGCCGTTCCCTACACCCTCAAGGTGGCGGTAGGAGCCGGCATAGGTATGTTCATCGCCCTAATTGGCTTAATTCAGGCAGGCATCATAGCGGATAACCCCGCTACGCTAGTTTCTCTCGGAAACCTCAAATCCCCCATTCCTATCCTTGCCATGATAGGACTTCTCATAATGGCCGTACTCCACGCTTACAGGGTTAAAGGAGCCCTTCTTTGGGGGATACTTATCATAACGATCATTAGCATACCGCTCGGGATAACGACGCCGCCTGAAGGATTTTTCTCCATGCCACCAAGCATTGCTCCCCTGTTTTTGAAGTTCGACCTTAAGGGTGCGTTGACCTTTGCAATGTTTCCCGTGATCATAACCTTCGTGTTCGTCGATATGTTCGACACGATCGGAACGCTTATAGGCGTTTCGACGCGTGCCGGCATGCTTAACGAAAAAGGAGAACTTCCCAGAGTCGGCCAAGCGCTCTTTGCCGATGCTGTTGCCACAGTGGTAGGTGCCTGCGTCGGGACCAGCACCGTTACGACCTACGTGGAAAGCGCAGCCGGGGTTGAGGAGGGGGGCCGCACCGGTTTAACGGCCCTAGTAGTGGGGATACTCTTTTTGTGCGCCCTCTTCATATCTCCCATAGCAAAGATTGTACCGTCTGTGGCCACTGCGCCGGCTCTGGTCATGGTTGGCGTCTTCATGATGCAGTCACTTAAAAATTTGAATTTCGACGATCTGACCGAGATAACCCCCGCGTGTATCACGATATTTGCGATGCCCTTTACTTACTCCATAGCAGAAGGCATTTCCTGGGGGATAATCTCCTACGCCCTGATCAAGTTGCTCTCCGGGCGCGGCAAGGAAGTCAGCAAGACCATGTATGTGCTGGCCATACTTTTCTTGCTCAAGGAGTTTGCCCTTTAA